Below is a window of Thermoplasmata archaeon DNA.
CATTTTTGCGGTCTCTCTTACCAGTCGCCGCACGATCGCATCACTTGCATCCACGCTCTCCAGCACCTCAAATCCTTTTGCGAAGAGGGCATCGCCAACATCTATGGCATAGGCAAGGCGATAATGTTCATCGGGATGAATGGTTTTGTCAGCGTGAATGCACTTTATTTTTCTTCTTGTTTCAGCCATGTCCATGATATCGTCATGCACAAGCGTGAAGTTATGGATTAGTTCAAGAGCAATCCCAAAGAGCATTGCCTTGTCTCCAGCACCTGCAATGCAGTCAGCAGTGAGCATTGCAAACACGGGTCGCCAGCGTTTCCCGCCTGCAAATGGATAACGCTGCATTCCTTTCAGCAACGGCTCATATTCTCCATGTCCGAGAATTTCCTTTATTGCTACATCTATCTTCTCTCTGCGCTCAAGGATTTCAGGCAATTCAGAAATGTCATTCATTCCTCACTCCTCCAGATACTCCTTTGTTTTACCAACAATAATGCAGGGAACCTTCTTCAGTTCTTCGATGTTCTTCACACCAAGCAAAAACATTACTGCCTTCAACTCTTCCCTGATTGCTTCAAGCTTCCGCTCTAGTTTCTGCTGGCTATCATGTGCGGGTTTCAACAGAGCTCCCGCAATGCCTACCGCATCTGCACCAAGTGCAATTGCCCTTGCTACATCCATTCCGTTTCTTATCCCTCCACTGGCAACGAGTGGTAAACCTTTCACCCTTGATTTGAGCACGCACACTGGAGAGGGAATTCCCCATTCACCAAGAGTGGTGCCGAGAACCGCATGAAGGTAATCCTTCTGAAGCACAGCCCTGTACTGCTCTACCTTCGCAAAACTCGTGCCGCTCAAACCAGAAATGTCTATTGCTTTCACTCCCGCAGCCCTTAGTTTTTCAGCAGTTCCACGCGAAATTCCCGCACCAGTTTCTTTTACCATTACTGGCATTGCTGATGCAAATTCCTTGATTTTTGCAAGACAACCCTTGGCATTTTTGTCGCCTTCGCGCTGCACAACTTCCTGCAGAAAGTTAAGGTGGATTGCTAAAACATCACCATCAATCATCTCAATTGCTTTCTTTCCATCCTCAACAGTAAATACATGTCCACCTTTCTTCTGCGGAATAAGTTGTGGTGCACCTAGATTGGCTATTTTCAGAGGAATTTTATGGGCTTTAAGTATCTCGTAGGACTTCACATCGCCGCCCTCAAATGCAGGTCTCTGACTTCCCACACCCATTCCAATCCCGAATTTTTCTGCAGCCGATGCAAATCTTCCATTATACTTCTCAGCTTCTGGGATTCCACCAGTGATTGCGTTTATTATTACGGGCATCTCTAGTTTTTTTCCAAGAAACTTCGTTTCTAGTGAGATATCATCATAGTCAATTTCTGGCAATGCATTATGCTCAAAAGTAATGTCATCCCAGTAGTTATGCTGCGCCTCCACATTTTCACGAAGGCATATTTCCAGATGCTCCAACTTTCTTTTTTGTGCGGTCATTTTATCACAACCTTAGTTCCATGAATGTCTTTTCCTATAAGTGCATTTCTAAGGTTGACAAAATCTCTACCCGAGATTATCCATATCTCTACATTCTCTTTTGTTTTCAAGAACTCAAAACACTTCTGAACTTTGCCAAAAATCCCGCCAGTCACATCAATTTCTGGGTTGGCAGCTTTGAGGTTACCAAGAAAATCTGGGGATATCTCCTCTAGAATCGCTGTACCTTTTTTTGGAGGATAATCTGCATAGACGCCTGGAACATCACATACGAATATCACTCTCTCTGGCTTAAAATGGGCTGCAAGACATAATGTGAGGTCGTCACCTGAACAGATACTGAAACCCATTTTTTCATCAAACACTACATCTCCAAAAGTTACTGGCAGAAGGGAATTCGCAAGTGACTCCTCAAACTTTCTCACATCTAGTGATTTGAGAGTGCCACCAGAATTGAGGGCTGTGGCTAGAGGAGGCAGGGAGATTGCTGGTACACCGACCCTCATGAGAGTTTCCATCACACGATGGTTGAGCGTTCGCACATCATGATGTACCGTAGCAAA
It encodes the following:
- the fni gene encoding type 2 isopentenyl-diphosphate Delta-isomerase → MTAQKRKLEHLEICLRENVEAQHNYWDDITFEHNALPEIDYDDISLETKFLGKKLEMPVIINAITGGIPEAEKYNGRFASAAEKFGIGMGVGSQRPAFEGGDVKSYEILKAHKIPLKIANLGAPQLIPQKKGGHVFTVEDGKKAIEMIDGDVLAIHLNFLQEVVQREGDKNAKGCLAKIKEFASAMPVMVKETGAGISRGTAEKLRAAGVKAIDISGLSGTSFAKVEQYRAVLQKDYLHAVLGTTLGEWGIPSPVCVLKSRVKGLPLVASGGIRNGMDVARAIALGADAVGIAGALLKPAHDSQQKLERKLEAIREELKAVMFLLGVKNIEELKKVPCIIVGKTKEYLEE
- a CDS encoding isopentenyl phosphate kinase, encoding MHVIKLGGSVITDKKRYRRFRRKIVEKIASEIKRATDADEKIMIVHGAGSFGHIKAKEYQLQFGRNLKIRNQNFGFATVHHDVRTLNHRVMETLMRVGVPAISLPPLATALNSGGTLKSLDVRKFEESLANSLLPVTFGDVVFDEKMGFSICSGDDLTLCLAAHFKPERVIFVCDVPGVYADYPPKKGTAILEEISPDFLGNLKAANPEIDVTGGIFGKVQKCFEFLKTKENVEIWIISGRDFVNLRNALIGKDIHGTKVVIK